The nucleotide sequence AACTCTTATTCCATTGGAGGAGTGATCATTATATGGGCCCTGTGCGTTCCTGGATCCATTATCCAAGGCATACCAGGTGCTTCAGGCTTAAGCGGTAAACCAGTGCTTTCCACGGTTGCAAAAGGTATATAAACAACATAGCGGAAATGACCATTTTTCACTTCTCCAGTTATCGCATTATAATCTTCTTTATTGGCAGAAAGCACAAATAAGGTCGCGCCATTAGTGGGCATATATAATTTCCCACTTTTCACTTCTTCCTCACGGATATCAAAAATCTCCTTAAAATTCTTCCCTTCTTTTCTCAATTCTCGCCCTCTTTCCATAAAAGCCTCCAAATCCTTATGGTAGCAGGAGGCATTAAAGCCTTCCTTTTCGGGATCATCAGCTATACAAATAAGTTCATTGGTTCCGTGACGCAAAATGACCAACTCTCCTTCCTCATCAAAACCATAAACAGTCGCCCCTAACCTTCCTTCCTCAGGTGCGGCCAATAGTGCTGACTTGATTTGAAGTTCTTTGGAAGGAAAGGAGCTTTGCCCCAATACTGGTAAAACAGTTATGGCTACTAAAAAAATGCTTAGGATAGATCTCATGGTAAATTCATATGTGGTTTACTCTAATTTACCATTCTTTCAGCAAAAACGATAATTCCAAGACCATACCTTTATCTTTATTGACTGAAATTGCTACTTATTCCTCAAACATTGATTTCAAATCATTCAGTATGGCTTCAACCTCCTCTTTTTTTATATCAAAACTCTCATCATGTTTGCTATTGTTCTGAAAGTGATTCCAATGCTTTTCAGCTTTTTTGATGGTCCGCGGAGTAATATCGAACTCCGTATAATCAAGGTAATCCTTTGCAATAAACGAGGCCTTGAAGTTTCCAAAAAGGTAGAGCCTTAAGATATCAACAAACTTTGAACTCAGGTCAAAACCTTCCAAAGCTTGCACAAAGGTTCCATTCTTCATTTTGTTGTTTTTATCATGAATGACCTCCAATAATGGTTCCAAAGCTTCATGGTTATCTTCCATAGCGGACAAAGCCCGTGCTGCTAGGTAGCCACTTTCTACATCCTCTCCTTTTAATACTTTCACAAGTTTCTGAAGCACTTCTTCCCCACCAATTTCTGCCAATTGGTCTGCATAGACATATGCTTCCTCTTCTTGCTTATCACACATTTTTTGAATCAAAAGGTCAATATTTGCCGCCATCTTTGTTGAATTTTTCAGTACTTTGACAAAGATAATTGGATAATTAACAAGGGCGATAATATCGAAGCAAATTCCTGGATATGGAGGAAAGATTGATCACGGCAGGTGAATGTGAAAAGTTAATGGAAAAGTTAAGCACCTACACTTTTCAACAGGAATACCAACCTCAAAGAAATACATTAACCTTAAGCGAGGGAGATGAAAAAAAATTGCAAATACGCTTCCCTATTTATTGGCATTCTGCAAAGGATCATAATAGAAATCAATTAGACCAAACCAATTATGTATTGCTAATGATCCGCTCAGGTATAGCCGCTATTGGATATTTTGAAAATGGAGAAAATATGGACCATAAGGTTTTTAGGGCTTATATGGTTAGAAAAAAGCAAGGCAAAAGCCAAATCAAACACCTTAAAACCAAAGGAAAATCCAGGGCTGGCTCAAGGGTGAGACTGGCTGAAACCTTAGAATTTTTTGAGGGTATTAATGAAAGACTCCAATACTATTTCAATGAATTCAGGATAGATAAGATTGGCTTAAGCTGTTCTACAACCCTGATCCCGTATTTATTTGGCAGTAAAATATCCACGCCCTTTGAAAAAAATGATGATAGGCTTTTTAAAATCCCCAAGCATATCCCCAACCCTACCTATGAAGCGCTTTTAGCTACCAATGACTTTATGTTGAAATCTGAAGTCCAATTTGATTCCTCATTAAAAGAATTGATCTATGGAGTTATAGAAAAAGATGCTCCCCAATCAAATCCAAGTGAAGAAGAAGAGGACTGGTAAAAAACAAACTGCCAGATCAAGATGATCTCTCAACAAATGTTATGAAGACAGATGCTCTCAATCTGGCAATTAATATTATCAGGCAGACTCCCCGTGCTGGGAAATATCTAGTCCTACTTCTTCATATTCATCTCTTACCCTAAGTGTGACAAACTTATTCAAAAGGAAAAATATCATATAGGCCATTCCAAAAGAGAATATGGATACGCCTAAAAGAACCACCATATGAGAGCCAAATACTGCCCAACCACCGTGCAATAAACTTGAACCTTCTGGTTGAGCAAAAATGGCGGTCAAAATCATACCCATGATTCCCCCTACACCATGGCAGGCAAAAACATCCAATGTATCATCCATTTTTTTCAACGATTTAGCATTGACGGCTAAATTAGAGACTATGGCTCCTATAAAACCAAAAAACATACTTTGTGGAATGGTAATAAAACCAGCAGCTGGGGTAATCACCACCAAACCAACCACCGCTCCTATACAAGCGCCCATTGCTGAAATCTTCCTTCCTTGCATCCGATCAAAAAACACCCATGTCATCATTGCAGTAGCAGAGCTAATGGTAGTCGTGGCAAAGGCAATAGCTGCAGTTCCATCAGCGGCTAAGGACGAACCGGCATTAAACCCAAACCAACCAAACCATAACATGCCAGTTCCCAACATTACGTAGGTCACATTAGATGGAGCATGATGTTGATTTCTTCTTTTTCCAATAAATATAGCTCCTGCCAATGACGCCAAACCTGCACTAATATGTACCACTGTTCCACCGGCAAAATCCAATACGCCAAAATATGCTCCAATCAAACCATCAGGATGCCATACCATATGACAAAGCGGGGCATAAACCAATACCACAAAAATCCCTATAAAAAACAGGTAACCAATAAATCTTACCCTTTCTGCAAAGGAACCAGTAATGATGGCTGGTGTAATCACTGCAAACTTCATTTGAAATAAAGCAAAAAGTACAAATGGAATACTGCTCGCTATACCAATATGGGGTAACTGACCGACTTGATCAAAAAACATATACTGAAATGGATTACCGATCAATCCATAGAGCTGTCCATCTATTTCTATTCCTATAGGATCACCAAATGAAAGGCTAAATCCTACTACCGTCCAAACCATCGTCACTACTCCAAGGGAAATGAAGCTTTGGAGCATAGTGGAAATCACGTTTTTCTTTCCTACCATTCCCCCATAAAATAAAGAGAGCCCTGGAGTCATTAGCAATACCAAACAGGATGCTGTCAATAACCAGGCAATATCTGCAAATACTAAATCATCTTCCGATCCAAAATTCTCTACAACAGGTTGGGCTGTTTCCCAAAAAAGCCCTACTAAGGAAGCGATAATGATTGTCCCAAAGGCTACTTTCCACTTTTTCTTCATACTCTTTTCAAATTTGGGATCAAAATTAATCAATTTTCTGTCTTTTCCAGAATTTTTTAAAAAACATAGGTCTGGGAAAGATCATACCAATATTCAACTAATATACTCACAGACTTTACCCTTATTTTCGCTTATCAACTATCCCTCACTTAATACGTACTATGCCTTCTACTGGCTATTGACTTTTTGACCTTAGTCCAACCCAATGAATTATTTTAAAGATATTAACATAAAATCACCACCAATATCTAGCTGAAAATTAAACTATTACAAAAAAAATGAATGCTTAAATATTTCACAAAAATGAATTAGACAGCACCTGAAAATAGCCCAGTTTTAGT is from Echinicola marina and encodes:
- a CDS encoding ammonium transporter, with translation MKKKWKVAFGTIIIASLVGLFWETAQPVVENFGSEDDLVFADIAWLLTASCLVLLMTPGLSLFYGGMVGKKNVISTMLQSFISLGVVTMVWTVVGFSLSFGDPIGIEIDGQLYGLIGNPFQYMFFDQVGQLPHIGIASSIPFVLFALFQMKFAVITPAIITGSFAERVRFIGYLFFIGIFVVLVYAPLCHMVWHPDGLIGAYFGVLDFAGGTVVHISAGLASLAGAIFIGKRRNQHHAPSNVTYVMLGTGMLWFGWFGFNAGSSLAADGTAAIAFATTTISSATAMMTWVFFDRMQGRKISAMGACIGAVVGLVVITPAAGFITIPQSMFFGFIGAIVSNLAVNAKSLKKMDDTLDVFACHGVGGIMGMILTAIFAQPEGSSLLHGGWAVFGSHMVVLLGVSIFSFGMAYMIFFLLNKFVTLRVRDEYEEVGLDISQHGESA
- a CDS encoding HEAT repeat domain-containing protein, whose product is MAANIDLLIQKMCDKQEEEAYVYADQLAEIGGEEVLQKLVKVLKGEDVESGYLAARALSAMEDNHEALEPLLEVIHDKNNKMKNGTFVQALEGFDLSSKFVDILRLYLFGNFKASFIAKDYLDYTEFDITPRTIKKAEKHWNHFQNNSKHDESFDIKKEEVEAILNDLKSMFEE